A region of the Mesoterricola sediminis genome:
ATCGGGCACGAAAACCCTGTTCCCGGCCGCGGCGAGGAGGGCCTGGTGCCCGGCCCGCACATGCTGGAACTGGTAACGGAGCTCGTTCAGGGCCTTCAGCTGCGGGTTGCGCTCCACCATGCGGCGGGCCCCGTCGGAACTGCGGTGGAGGGCGCTCCAGCCGATCCCCGTGAGCGCCACGAGGAAGAGGACCTGGATCAGGGCGAGGCCCGTCACCTTCAGCCGGAGCGATACGTTCGAAACCAGGGTCCTGCGGGACATCGGGCCTCCACGACCCGGAGGCCTCGGGGGCCGCCGGGGCGACTTGTTTGATGAATTCAAATGATAGCCGGACACCGGGCCCCTGCCGCCGCCCCGGTCCCCTGCGGCGGGCGTCAGGAAAGGGGAGCGGGGGCCGCCAGGCCCAGGCCCGCCAGGACCTCCCGGAAGGCCTCCGGAAGGGGGGCCTCGCAGGAGAGGCGGCGGCCGTCCCCGGGGTGATCCAGGGCCAGGCGCCAGGCGTGGAGCATGGGGGTGGGGCAGGCGTGGCTGCGGCGGTCGGCGTCCATCCAGGCCCCGGCGCCCCCGTACAGGGGGTCGCCCAGGATGGGGGCGCCCAGGTGGGCCAGGTGGACCCGGATCTGGTGGGTCCGGCCCGTGAGCAGTTCGCATTCCACCAGGGCGAGGCCCGCGGCCCGGCCGAGGACCCGGACCCGGGTCTGGGAGGGCCGGCCCTGGGGGACCACGGCCATCTTGAGGCGGTCCGAGCGCTGGCGGCCGATGGGGGCGTCCACCAGCAGAGAGCCGGCCTCGGGCAACCGCCGGCTCATGCGCGCGATCGCCAGGTAGCGCTTGTCCACCGACCGGGCCTTGAACTGGGCCTGGAGGGCGGTCTGGGCCCCCTGGTCCTTGGCCATGGCCAGGCAGCCGGTGGTGAAGCGGTCCAGGCGGTGGACCAGGCCCGGCCACCGGGGAGCGTCCGCCTCCTCGTCCTCCTCCGCCGGATCCTCCCCCTCGGCCAGGGGCGCCGGGGCGGCGTGGAGACGGCCCAGGAGGGCGTTGAGCACGGTGCCGGAGGGATGCCCGGGACCGGGATGCACGACGAGGCCCGCGGGCTTGTCCACGATCCACAGGCGGTTGTCCTCGAAGAGGGTGGGCAGGTCGAAGGCCTCCGGCTCGAGGAAATGGGCCGGGGGCGCGGGATCCGGCAGGGTGGTGGCGACCTGGGCGCCGGCGCGCAGGCGGGTGCCCGGCTTGGTGGCCGCGACCCCGTCCACCAGGACCTGGCCCGACCGGATCCAGGCCTCCCAGCGGGAGCGGGCGATGTCGGGGTGGGCCTCGGCGAGGAACCGGTCCAGGCGCGGCGCGCCCTCGGGCAGGTGATGGATCGTGGGTTCGCTCACGCGGCCGCCTCGGCGGCGTGCCGCCGGCGGAAGAGGACCCACAGGATGAGGCCGAAGGCGATGAAGGCCAGGGCCGTCGCCCGGCCCGTGGACAGCCACGGAATGTTCAGCAGGAACCCGCGGTCCAGGTCCGCGCGCCAGGTCTCGGTGACGATCCGCCCCACCCCCTCCAGGACGAAGTAGAGGGCGCCCACCTGGCCCGCGAACCGGCGGCGGCCCCGGGTGGCCAGGAGCAGGGCCATGACGAGGGCGTTGGCCAGGAGGGTGTAGAGCTGGACCGGGTGGATGGGCAGGTTGAGGGGCGTGCCCGACAGCCAGTGGGCATCCGGATTGGTGAAGGTCACCGCCCAGGGCAGGTGGCATTCGGTGCCGTAGCAGCACCCCGCGGAAAAGCAGCCCAGGCGGCCGATGGCCTGGCCCAGGGCCACGGCGGGGGTGAGGGCGTCCAGGGTGGGACCCAGGGGCAGCTTGAGCTTGCGCATGCGCCAGAAGAAGGCCACGACCCCCCCGATGACGCCCCCGTGGATGGCGCCGCCCGCGCGCAGGTAGGCGGGATCCAGGATCTGGCGCACCGGCGTTCCGCTCGACAGGTCCACGACGATCATGAGGAGCTTGGCCCCCAGGATGCCGGCCAGCAGGAGGGTGATGGCCAGGTCGGACACGGCCTCCGCCGAGATCCCGTCCCGCTTCGCCAGCGCCTGGGCCAGGTAGAGGGCCAGGAAGAACCCCACCGTGAGGATCAGGCCGTACGTGCCCACGGGGAAGGTGCCGAGCTTGAAGAGGATGGGATGCATGTCACTCCTTGGGGAGGGGGCGGAGCCGCGCCGGAGGCAGGTCCAGGCTCGCGATGTCGAAGCTGATCATCTCACCGTAGGGACGCAGCAGGGGCATGAGCTGGCCGGAAACGGCGGGGCGGAAGGCCTTGTTGAAATCCTGGGCCAGGGGCGCGCGGGCCCGGCCGCGGATGTGGAACTCCCGCACCCCGTCCCGGCGGACCTCCTCCAGGACCGCCCCCTCCAGGTGGGTGTCCAGGATCGCCTGCACCTGGGCCCGGACGGCGGATGGCAGGGGGCCCCCCCCGTCCACGGGCGCCGGCAGGGCCTGCCGCTTGGCCAGGTGGCGGACCACAGGGATGAGGGACAGGAGGACGAGGGCAGCCAGCACCACCGCCCCCCGGGCCCAGCGGCGCTCCGCGCGGGCATCTTCGGGGGTGGGCTGGGCTTCCAGGTCGGCCATGGCTCCAGCATGCCACGGCCGGGGTTCAGCCGAGGACCTGGAAGGTGGAACCCACCGCCAGGGACCGCACCGACGGCACGGGGGTCCCGGGGTCCAGGGGGAGGATCTTCACGTCCACGGGCAGGCCCAGGGCCGCCAGTTCCTGCTCCATGCCGGGCCGGGCCGCCTCGAGGGGCCCGGGCCGCTGCGCCCAGACCCGGACGCGCAGGCCGTCGGATCCCTTGGCGATGCCCAGACGGGTCTCCCCCAGGCGGCTGAAGGCCAGACCGAGCAGGACGCGGGCCTCCCCCCGCCCCCCTTCCCCCTGTCCGCGTCCCGGCCGGTCCCGCTCCGCCCACAGCTGCAGGGGCGTCTGGGGAGACCAGGGGAGGGGCAGTTCGAAATAGGCCGTCCCCTCCCGGGCCTGGGCGGCGTGGAAGGGCGCCTCCCGGGGGCTGGCGGCGGGGTCGGACAGGGTCCGCGTCCCCGCCCGGATCCAGCTCTCCCAGGATTCGGGCGCCGCGGCCGGGGAGGACGTGGCCTGGGCGGCCGCGAGCCCCGTCGCCGTGGCGCGGGCCTGGGGGGCCGCCCCCTCCGGGGCGTGGACCAGGGCCTTCAGGACCTGGGCCACCGCCTCCGCGGCGGGTGGGGCCGCCTGGGGGGCCGGGCTGCCGGAGGCCAGGCCGCCCGTGTCCGACCGGCGAACCAACAGGGCCTGCAGGCGGCCGATGGCGTCCTGGACCGGCGCCTCGTCCGGGGACCGTCCGGCCTGGAGGAGCCGGAGGAGAGTCCGGGCCTCGGGCTGGGGCAGGTCCTGGAGGAGGGAGGCCAGGCGCTGGAGGGACTCAGCTGTCGAACCGACGGGTGAGGGGTCGATGGTAGGCGTACCGGCGGCCGACCCCTGGGCCGCGGCGGGCGCTCCGGATGCCGTCGCCAGCCCGGAGGCCTGGGTCGCGCCGGCGGGGGCCTCGCCGGCCGTGGGCGCCAGGGTCGCAGGCGCGGCCGCGGCGGGCGGGGCACTGGCGGGCGGGGCCGCACCAGGCTGGTTGGAGGCGGGTGGAGCTGTCGCGACCTGGGTTGACGCGGGCGTGGGCAGGGCGGCGGCGGGCGTTGCAGCTGGCGCGGCCTGGCCGGGGGCCGTTGGTGCCGGCGCGGGCGGGGCGGCGTCGGGCGTGGGCGCGGCCGTCCCGGGCTGGGCGGAGGCGGGCACCGCCGTTCCGGGTTGGGGGGTGGCGGGCGTAGCCGTCCCGGGCTGGGCGGAGGCGGGCGCGGGCGTCCCGGGCTGGGCGGAGGCGGGCGCGGCCGTCCCGGGCTGGGCGGGGGCGGGCGTAGCCGCCCCGGGCTGGGCGGGGGCGGGCGTAGCCGCCCCGGGCTGGGCGGTGGCGGGCGCGGCCGTCCCGGGTGGGGGGGTGGCGGGCGTAGCCGTCCCGGGCGAGGGGGTGGCGGGCGCGGCCGTCCCGGGCGGGGTGGGGGCCGCCGCTTGGCCTTCCGGAGGCGCGGGCTGGGCGAGTTGCCGGAAGAGCTGGGCCAGGGGCGCCAGGTCCGGGGGCACGTCGGGGGAGGTCAACCGCGCCAGGAGCACCTGGGCCTCGCCCTGGGTCAGGGGGGCCAGGATGGCCGGGACGGCCGGGGGCTGGGCCTGGAGGGTCTGGAGGCGCAGGCCGCCGTCGGCTCCGGGGGCCACCCGGACCATGAGCCGGGTGCCTTCGGGGTAGGCCAGGTCCCCCTGGGCGGTGAAGGTCTGGCCCGTCGGCAGCGTGAAGACCAGGCCCCCATCCGTGGTGCCCTGGAAGAGGAGGGTGATGTCCTTGCCCACCAGCGAGGCGAGCACCGCCGCGGGGGTGGTCCCCCCTTCCCCGCCGCCCTGAGCCGCCTGGACGGCGTTGAGGAAGGCGGTGACGGCGGCCTGGACCGGGTCCATGGCTCAGACGCCGAAGTGCTTCCGGAGGATCCCGGCCATGTCCTGGAGGGGCGCGACCTGGTCCACGCAGCCCTTCTCGAAGGCGGCCCGCGGCATGCCGTAGACCACGCAGGACTCCTCGGCCTCGGCGAGGGTGTGCGCCCCGCGGGCCTTGAGGCTGACCATGCCCCGGGCGCCGTCGGAGCCCATGCCGGTGAGGATCATGGCCAGCACCTGGCGGCTGCAGTTCTCCGCGAGGCTCTGGAACAGGACGTCCACGCTGGGCCGGTGGAGGCTGGCGGAGGGCTCCATGCTCAGCTCGATCACGCCCGCGAGGCCCCGCTGGCGGTAGAGCATGTGCTGGCCGCCGGGGGCGATGTAGACGACGCCGGGACGGGCCGTCTCGCCGTGCTCGGCCTCCTTGACCTCCACCTGGCAGAGGCCGTTGAGGCGCTCCGCGAAGGGGCGCGTGAAGGTGCCCGGCATGTGCTGCACCACGAGGCAGGGCACGGGCAGGGTGCGCGGCAGCGCGGGCAGGAGGTCCTGCAGGGCCTTGGGTCCGCCGGTGGAGCATCCGATGGCCAGGAGCTCGGCGGTGGGGCCCGAGAGGGTCCCGACCCGCCCGATGTGCGGGGCCGGCGCGGGGGGCGCGGGCAGCCCGGGCCTCGGCGCGGGCGCGGCCGGGGCCGCGGGACGGATCGACTTGAACTTGGGGCTCCGGGCCAGCTTGCGGACCTTCTCCTGCAGGTCCTGCTGGATCTGGAGGATGCTGTTGCTGGCGAGGCTGCTCTCCTTGGGGATGAAGTCCAGGGCGCCGAAGGCCAGGGCCTCCAGGGTGGCGGCGGCGCCCTCCTGGGTGAGGCTGGAGACCATGAGCACGGCCCGGGGCATCTCGGCCATGATGCGCTTGAGGGCGCCCAGCCCGTCCAGGCGGGGCATCTCCACGTCCAGGGTGACGATGTCGGGATTGAGCTGGGGGATCTTCTCGAGGGCGTCGAGGCCGTCGCGCGCGGCCCCCACCACCTGGATGTCGGGGGCCTGGAGCATGCGCTCGAGGGCTTTGCGCATGAACGGGCTGTCGTCCACGATCAGGACGCGAATGGGGTCCATGGGTCAGTCCTGGAAAGCGAGTTTCACGAAGGTCACGGCGTGCTCCAGCTCGTCGTCGATGCTGAAGGTGAGGCGCTCGGCGTCGATGTCCGCGTCCCCGAAGACCACCTGGTAGGCGGGCTGTTCTTCCAGGGCGAACATCAGGTGCTCATCGGCGGGCCCATTGGGGATGCGGGTCCGGACGAGGAGATCGGCGATCTGGACGAGGGCGGGCAGGAAGTGGACCAGGCCGTCCTCGTGGTGATCCCGGATGGCGATGACCAGGGCCTCGGGGAAGGCCCAGTGCTCGGCCACCATGGCCCCCACCTCCGCATGGGTGAGGCCCAGCTGGCCGAATTCGGCGTCCAGCCAGGGATCCCCGCGATCGATGGCCTGGATCACGGGGCCATAGGCGTCGGAGAAGCAGCGGTCGAGGGCGATCTTGCCGATGTCGTGGAGGAGGCCCGCCAGGTAGGCGGTCTCGTCCAGGTGATTGCGCCGGATGAGCCGGCAGATGCCCTTGGACACGAGGGCCACGGCCACGCTGTGCTGCCAGAGCCGGAACACGTCCAGGTGATCGGCGCCCCGGAAGGAGCGGATGATGGCCGCGGTCCGGCCCAGGCTGAGGACGGCCTCGAAGCCCAGCCGCATGACGGCGGTGCGCAGGTCCAGGACCCGCTGGTCGCCCGCGTAGGCCACCGAATTGGCCAGGCGGAGCATGGAAGCGGACAAGGGCGGATCCTTGGCCAGGATCCCCAGCACCCGGTCCACGCTGCACCGGTCGTCCGCGATGGCCTGGCCCAGCGAGACCACCGTGGTGGGCAGGCTGGGGAGGGTTCGCACCCGCTGGCGGACGACGTCGGAGGTGATCATGGTCAGAAGTCCCGAATGAGCGTCTTGTCGTTTTCCAAGGCTTCCACCACCTGGAGCTGGGTGCTCTCCAGGACCTCGGGGGTGATGCCGAGGACGGCGCAGGCCTGCTGGGTGCAAGCGGCCAGCGACTCCGGCCGCCCCAGGCCCACCTTGCGGTCGAGGGCCATCTGGTTGCCCAGGGACACGAAGGCGGTCAAGGCCTGGTCGTCCGCGGGGGCGTGGGCGGGATCGTGGTGCCAGCGGACGGCGTGAACCATGCTGGCGGGCAGGTTCCAGGCCTGGAGCAGGGCCTCGCCTACCATCGTGTGATCGAAGCCGAAGGTCTCCAGTTCGGCCTCCAGGCCGTCGGCCTCGCCGTTGTAGATGGCCCGGACGAGGGCGCCGTAGCGGTCGGGGTA
Encoded here:
- a CDS encoding RluA family pseudouridine synthase, which gives rise to MSEPTIHHLPEGAPRLDRFLAEAHPDIARSRWEAWIRSGQVLVDGVAATKPGTRLRAGAQVATTLPDPAPPAHFLEPEAFDLPTLFEDNRLWIVDKPAGLVVHPGPGHPSGTVLNALLGRLHAAPAPLAEGEDPAEEDEEADAPRWPGLVHRLDRFTTGCLAMAKDQGAQTALQAQFKARSVDKRYLAIARMSRRLPEAGSLLVDAPIGRQRSDRLKMAVVPQGRPSQTRVRVLGRAAGLALVECELLTGRTHQIRVHLAHLGAPILGDPLYGGAGAWMDADRRSHACPTPMLHAWRLALDHPGDGRRLSCEAPLPEAFREVLAGLGLAAPAPLS
- the lgt gene encoding prolipoprotein diacylglyceryl transferase; translated protein: MHPILFKLGTFPVGTYGLILTVGFFLALYLAQALAKRDGISAEAVSDLAITLLLAGILGAKLLMIVVDLSSGTPVRQILDPAYLRAGGAIHGGVIGGVVAFFWRMRKLKLPLGPTLDALTPAVALGQAIGRLGCFSAGCCYGTECHLPWAVTFTNPDAHWLSGTPLNLPIHPVQLYTLLANALVMALLLATRGRRRFAGQVGALYFVLEGVGRIVTETWRADLDRGFLLNIPWLSTGRATALAFIAFGLILWVLFRRRHAAEAAA
- a CDS encoding protein-glutamate methylesterase/protein-glutamine glutaminase encodes the protein MDPIRVLIVDDSPFMRKALERMLQAPDIQVVGAARDGLDALEKIPQLNPDIVTLDVEMPRLDGLGALKRIMAEMPRAVLMVSSLTQEGAAATLEALAFGALDFIPKESSLASNSILQIQQDLQEKVRKLARSPKFKSIRPAAPAAPAPRPGLPAPPAPAPHIGRVGTLSGPTAELLAIGCSTGGPKALQDLLPALPRTLPVPCLVVQHMPGTFTRPFAERLNGLCQVEVKEAEHGETARPGVVYIAPGGQHMLYRQRGLAGVIELSMEPSASLHRPSVDVLFQSLAENCSRQVLAMILTGMGSDGARGMVSLKARGAHTLAEAEESCVVYGMPRAAFEKGCVDQVAPLQDMAGILRKHFGV
- a CDS encoding HDOD domain-containing protein; translation: MITSDVVRQRVRTLPSLPTTVVSLGQAIADDRCSVDRVLGILAKDPPLSASMLRLANSVAYAGDQRVLDLRTAVMRLGFEAVLSLGRTAAIIRSFRGADHLDVFRLWQHSVAVALVSKGICRLIRRNHLDETAYLAGLLHDIGKIALDRCFSDAYGPVIQAIDRGDPWLDAEFGQLGLTHAEVGAMVAEHWAFPEALVIAIRDHHEDGLVHFLPALVQIADLLVRTRIPNGPADEHLMFALEEQPAYQVVFGDADIDAERLTFSIDDELEHAVTFVKLAFQD